From one Mya arenaria isolate MELC-2E11 chromosome 4, ASM2691426v1 genomic stretch:
- the LOC128232842 gene encoding uncharacterized protein LOC128232842 codes for MDFEKDIKKIWVALEDRVKRTDERVGKLEDKVDSVDVEAAQMADRMATLEKQREELRDDVAYLKSQSMRNNLIFTNIPEDNSTGNESAEVTEDKLRQHLQDILKLAKETVESIRFERVHRSPGQPVPGRIRNIVAKFTFFKDREVVRRQWKHLAGTGRQMYEQFPPEVLDKRRRLVPKMKDARKEGKRSWIVYDTLYVDGKPVRS; via the coding sequence ATGGACtttgaaaaagatataaaaaagatATGGGTAGCTCTTGAAGACCGAGTTAAGCGTACCGATGAGCGGGTAGGCAAGCTGGAGGACAAGGTGGATTCGGTCGACGTTGAGGCGGCGCAGATGGCGGACAGGATGGCCACCTTGGAAAAACAGCGGGAGGAACTTCGGGACGATGTTGCGTACTTGAAGTCGCAATCTATGAGGAACAATCTTATTTTTACTAATATCCCCGAAGATAATTCCACCGGCAACGAGTCCGCTGAGGTCACCGAAGACAAGCTCCGCCAACACCTTCAGGATATCCTCAAGCTCGCGAAGGAGACGGTCGAGTCCATTCGCTTTGAACGTGTTCACCGGTCTCCAGGTCAACCAGTGCCGGGCAGAATCCGCAACATCGTTGCAAAGTTCACGTTTTTTAAGGACCGGGAGGTAGTAAGGAGACAGTGGAAGCATTTGGCGGGGACGGGCCGTCAAATGTACGAGCAGTTTCCACCGGAAGTACTGGACAAACGCCGCAGGCTAGTGCCCAAGATGAAGGACGCCAGGAAGGAGGGCAAACGTTCATGGATAGTGTACGACACCCTGTACGTAGACGGCAAGCCGGTGAGGAGCTAG